In the Thauera sedimentorum genome, one interval contains:
- a CDS encoding ExbD/TolR family protein, with protein sequence MGFSMRQGPVSQPQPMAEINMIPLVDVMLVLLVIFIITAPLMQQAAPVDLPQVSASALEDKPRVLRVALDAGGAVQVDEQAVGWEEVPTVLRAAAADGADPELQLYADRRTAYEQVARLIAAAQDAGLARIAFVTEPLANP encoded by the coding sequence ATGGGATTCAGCATGAGGCAGGGGCCGGTGTCACAGCCCCAGCCGATGGCCGAGATCAACATGATCCCGCTGGTGGACGTGATGCTGGTGCTGCTGGTGATCTTCATCATCACCGCGCCGCTGATGCAGCAGGCGGCGCCGGTCGATCTGCCGCAGGTGTCCGCTTCCGCGCTGGAGGACAAGCCGCGCGTGCTGCGCGTGGCGCTCGATGCGGGCGGGGCGGTGCAGGTGGACGAGCAGGCAGTGGGCTGGGAGGAAGTACCGACCGTGCTGCGCGCTGCAGCGGCGGATGGGGCCGACCCCGAACTGCAGCTCTACGCCGACCGGCGCACCGCCTACGAGCAGGTGGCGCGCCTGATCGCCGCCGCGCAGGACGCCGGGTTGGCGCGCATCGCCTTCGTCACCGAGCCGTTGGCAAACCCATGA
- a CDS encoding electron transfer flavoprotein-ubiquinone oxidoreductase produces the protein MERESMEFDVLIVGGGPAGLAAAIRLKQLAQDKGTDVSVCLIEKGAEIGAHILSGAVMDPRALNELIPDWQEQGAPIKTAVTEDRVVFLSETGGRQIPNALLPDSFHNDGNYIVRLGHVAKWLGEQAEALGVEVYPGFAGAEVLFDEAGAVKGVATGDMGLTREGEPGPNYQPGMELHAKYTLFAEGCRGHLGKQLEAKYKLREDADPQTYGIGIKELWEVPAERHVPGLVVHTAGWPMDSATYGGGFVYHLEDNLVSIGFVVGLNYTNPHLSPFEEMQRYKTHPEIRKYIEGGKRLAYGARAIAAGGLQSQPKLVFPGGALIGDDAGFLNAARIKGSHAAIKSGMLAAEAAFDALGAERSRDELAAFPQAFRASWLHTELHKTRNFKPYMKRGLWLGSLLFGIDQKLFGGKVPWTLHNSADHTTLKPAAECAKIAYPKPDGVLTFDRLSSVFLSNTNHEEEQPCHLQLKDAGVPISVNLAQYDAPEQRYCPAGVYEIVQEEAGPRLQINAQNCVHCKTCDIKDPTQNINWVVPQGGEGPIYQGM, from the coding sequence ATGGAACGCGAATCCATGGAGTTTGACGTCCTGATCGTGGGCGGCGGCCCGGCGGGCCTGGCCGCGGCGATCCGGCTCAAGCAGCTGGCGCAGGACAAGGGCACGGACGTGTCGGTGTGCCTGATCGAGAAAGGTGCCGAGATCGGCGCGCACATCCTCTCGGGCGCCGTCATGGACCCACGCGCGCTCAACGAGCTGATCCCCGACTGGCAGGAACAGGGCGCGCCGATCAAGACCGCGGTCACCGAGGACCGGGTGGTCTTCCTGTCCGAAACCGGTGGCCGGCAGATCCCCAACGCGCTGCTGCCCGACAGTTTCCACAACGACGGCAACTACATCGTACGCCTGGGCCACGTGGCCAAGTGGCTGGGCGAGCAGGCCGAGGCGCTGGGCGTCGAGGTCTATCCTGGCTTTGCCGGCGCCGAGGTGCTGTTCGACGAGGCGGGTGCGGTCAAGGGCGTAGCCACCGGCGACATGGGCCTCACGCGCGAAGGCGAGCCCGGCCCCAACTACCAGCCGGGCATGGAGCTGCACGCCAAGTACACCCTGTTCGCCGAAGGCTGCCGCGGCCACCTCGGCAAGCAGCTCGAAGCCAAGTACAAGCTGCGCGAGGACGCCGACCCGCAGACCTACGGCATCGGCATCAAGGAGCTGTGGGAAGTGCCCGCCGAGCGCCATGTGCCCGGCCTGGTGGTGCACACCGCCGGCTGGCCGATGGACTCGGCCACCTATGGCGGCGGCTTCGTCTACCACCTGGAAGACAATCTGGTGTCCATCGGCTTCGTGGTCGGCCTGAACTACACCAATCCGCATCTCTCGCCCTTCGAGGAGATGCAGCGCTACAAGACCCACCCGGAGATCCGCAAGTACATCGAAGGCGGCAAGCGCCTGGCCTACGGCGCGCGGGCGATCGCCGCCGGCGGCCTGCAGAGCCAGCCCAAGCTGGTGTTCCCGGGCGGCGCGCTGATCGGCGACGACGCCGGCTTCCTCAACGCCGCGCGCATCAAGGGCAGCCATGCGGCGATCAAGAGCGGCATGCTGGCCGCCGAAGCCGCCTTCGACGCGCTCGGCGCCGAGCGCAGCCGCGACGAACTCGCCGCCTTCCCGCAAGCCTTCCGCGCCTCCTGGCTGCACACCGAGCTGCACAAGACGCGCAACTTCAAGCCCTACATGAAGAGGGGCCTGTGGCTGGGCTCCTTGCTGTTCGGCATCGACCAGAAGCTCTTTGGCGGCAAGGTGCCGTGGACGCTGCACAACAGCGCCGACCACACCACGCTCAAGCCCGCGGCCGAGTGCGCGAAGATCGCCTATCCCAAGCCGGACGGCGTGCTCACCTTCGACCGCCTGTCCTCGGTGTTCCTGTCGAACACCAACCACGAGGAAGAGCAGCCCTGTCACCTGCAGCTGAAGGACGCGGGGGTGCCGATCAGCGTGAATCTCGCCCAGTACGACGCCCCCGAGCAACGCTACTGCCCGGCCGGGGTGTACGAGATCGTCCAGGAAGAAGCCGGTCCGCGCCTGCAGATCAACGCGCAGAACTGCGTGCACTGCAAGACCTGCGACATCAAGGACCCCACCCAGAACATCAACTGGGTGGTCCCGCAGGGCGGCGAAGGGCCGATCTACCAGGGCATGTAA
- a CDS encoding MotA/TolQ/ExbB proton channel family protein, with amino-acid sequence MIDNTGIAQLIAQADGVGITVALLLGLMSVASWSVIVGKGVTQLRMRRGLLRAQQAFWSAPSREEALDAMRREDASGVFAAVASSALDAARAFESRSADGIGAGVDAGEFIGRSLQQSTVFAQARVERGLTLLASVGATAPFVGLLGTVWGIYHALSGLSGRSTVVLDQVAGPVGEALIMTAAGLFVAIPAVLAYNAFTRANRLVLAQLDGFAHSLHAYLVAGVRLGAQEHGRVAPLRAAKAA; translated from the coding sequence GTGATCGATAACACGGGCATCGCGCAACTGATTGCGCAAGCGGACGGGGTGGGCATCACGGTGGCCTTGCTGCTCGGCCTCATGTCGGTGGCCAGCTGGAGCGTCATCGTCGGCAAGGGTGTCACGCAGCTACGCATGCGCCGCGGTCTGCTGCGGGCGCAGCAGGCGTTCTGGTCGGCGCCTTCAAGGGAGGAGGCGCTCGATGCCATGCGGCGCGAGGACGCCAGCGGCGTCTTTGCAGCCGTGGCAAGCAGCGCGCTGGACGCCGCCCGTGCCTTCGAGTCGCGTAGCGCCGACGGTATCGGGGCCGGCGTAGACGCGGGCGAGTTCATCGGCCGCAGCCTGCAGCAGTCGACCGTGTTTGCCCAGGCTCGCGTCGAACGCGGCCTGACCTTGCTCGCTTCGGTCGGCGCCACCGCGCCCTTCGTCGGCCTGCTCGGCACGGTGTGGGGCATCTACCATGCACTGAGCGGCTTGTCGGGCCGTTCGACCGTGGTGCTGGATCAGGTCGCGGGCCCGGTCGGCGAAGCGCTGATCATGACCGCGGCGGGGCTGTTCGTCGCCATTCCGGCGGTGCTCGCCTACAACGCCTTCACCCGTGCGAACCGGCTGGTGCTGGCGCAGTTGGACGGCTTTGCGCACAGCCTTCATGCCTATCTCGTGGCGGGTGTTCGCCTGGGAGCCCAGGAGCATGGACGCGTCGCCCCGCTGCGTGCGGCGAAGGCAGCCTGA
- a CDS encoding isochorismatase family protein has product MLMSADKCSLLIVDVQSRLAPAIHEGQRIVDNCIWLARVAARIGVPVVVTEHCPAKIGATVEALKAAAASARFVSKEAFSAQADGCLAATEVDRRRQVVVCGTEAHVCVQQTALDLRWAGKEVFVVADAAGSRDPVNRDLAFERMRQHGIEIVSREMVAFEWLQRGGTALFSEINREFIR; this is encoded by the coding sequence ATGTTGATGAGCGCGGACAAGTGCAGCCTGTTGATCGTCGACGTCCAGAGTCGACTGGCGCCGGCGATCCATGAAGGCCAGAGGATCGTGGACAACTGCATCTGGCTGGCCCGGGTGGCCGCGCGCATCGGCGTGCCGGTGGTGGTGACTGAGCACTGCCCGGCGAAAATCGGCGCCACGGTGGAGGCGCTCAAGGCGGCGGCCGCCTCCGCGCGTTTCGTCAGCAAGGAAGCCTTCTCCGCGCAGGCGGACGGCTGCCTGGCGGCGACCGAGGTCGATCGTCGGCGCCAGGTGGTGGTGTGCGGCACCGAGGCGCATGTTTGCGTGCAGCAGACCGCGCTGGACCTGCGCTGGGCGGGCAAGGAGGTCTTCGTGGTGGCCGACGCCGCGGGTTCGCGCGACCCGGTCAACCGCGATCTGGCCTTCGAGCGCATGCGCCAGCACGGCATCGAGATCGTCTCGCGGGAGATGGTCGCCTTCGAATGGCTGCAGCGCGGGGGAACGGCGCTGTTCTCAGAGATCAACCGCGAGTTCATCCGCTGA
- a CDS encoding 4Fe-4S binding protein: MNKPIAIVSQQAAASRRPAANVLTRWPLLGHALRRGYLMTGLRVVVLSLFGVAVLAGLLAEDARTGLTVLLLWGIFWPLLTSVLTPTLGNAWCGICPHGFVGKWLNRIGLRRSFPAHLRGVWIGLLSLVLCYWVIAYAMPGALSASTRTTAWYFLTFSLAAFAFFYVFKDMAWCKHLCPLGRLLATHGKVGVLQIDTDRQDCSNCRSFECARSCAWHLSPFRFQQRNNMDQCTLCLDCVAACDSAHLVVRPPGRALGRNIVGADRDEMWVFLVILAVAGVGVQFLHGLQHTPLKEHLPWNVAGNWVQGYLPFDAEVFRMGGLFALVLALALTLATGWWAYRRAARLAGREWRETANSLACALAPLAIIGLIPHAVMMFAMRNAHALANEAGVLLGQSWQVQPLAQRGDAWLGWLNLLPYVAIAWTLWLVWQRAGLLVSTHRLQWRVWAYGSAPVWLYASVMVIKLGAMLWMAPAAHVH; this comes from the coding sequence ATGAACAAGCCGATTGCGATCGTTTCGCAGCAGGCCGCGGCCTCCCGCCGGCCTGCTGCGAACGTCTTGACGCGCTGGCCGCTGCTGGGTCATGCCCTGCGCCGCGGCTACCTGATGACCGGGCTGCGCGTCGTCGTCCTGTCCTTGTTCGGCGTCGCGGTACTGGCCGGCCTGCTCGCCGAGGACGCCCGTACCGGACTGACCGTGCTGCTGCTGTGGGGCATCTTCTGGCCCTTGCTGACCAGCGTGCTGACGCCGACGCTGGGTAATGCATGGTGTGGGATCTGCCCGCATGGCTTCGTCGGCAAGTGGCTGAACCGGATCGGTTTGCGGCGCAGTTTCCCCGCCCACCTGCGCGGCGTGTGGATAGGGCTGCTCTCCCTGGTGCTGTGCTACTGGGTGATCGCCTATGCCATGCCGGGGGCGCTGTCGGCATCCACCCGGACGACGGCGTGGTACTTCCTGACTTTCAGCCTTGCCGCCTTTGCCTTCTTCTATGTATTCAAGGACATGGCGTGGTGCAAGCACCTGTGTCCGCTGGGCAGGCTGCTTGCGACGCATGGCAAGGTCGGCGTGCTGCAGATCGACACCGACCGCCAGGACTGCAGCAACTGCAGGAGCTTCGAGTGCGCCAGGAGCTGTGCCTGGCATCTTTCCCCATTCCGTTTTCAGCAGCGCAACAACATGGACCAGTGCACGCTCTGCCTGGACTGCGTTGCCGCGTGCGATAGCGCGCACCTGGTGGTCCGGCCGCCGGGGCGAGCGCTCGGGCGCAATATCGTCGGCGCGGATCGGGACGAGATGTGGGTGTTCCTGGTGATCCTCGCGGTCGCCGGGGTCGGTGTGCAGTTCCTCCACGGATTGCAGCACACCCCGCTCAAGGAGCATCTGCCATGGAATGTCGCCGGAAACTGGGTGCAGGGCTACCTGCCTTTCGATGCAGAGGTGTTCCGCATGGGCGGATTGTTCGCCCTCGTCCTTGCGCTGGCGCTGACCCTCGCGACCGGTTGGTGGGCTTACCGGCGGGCGGCGCGGCTTGCGGGGCGGGAATGGCGGGAAACCGCGAACAGCCTGGCGTGCGCGCTCGCACCGCTTGCCATCATCGGCCTGATCCCGCACGCCGTGATGATGTTCGCCATGCGCAACGCGCATGCCCTGGCAAACGAGGCCGGCGTTCTGCTGGGACAGTCCTGGCAGGTCCAGCCGCTTGCGCAGCGTGGCGACGCATGGCTCGGATGGCTGAACCTGCTGCCCTATGTCGCCATCGCCTGGACGCTGTGGCTCGTCTGGCAGCGCGCCGGCTTGCTGGTGTCGACGCACCGGCTGCAGTGGCGGGTGTGGGCCTACGGCAGCGCTCCGGTGTGGCTGTATGCGTCAGTCATGGTGATCAAGCTGGGTGCGATGCTTTGGATGGCGCCGGCAGCGCATGTTCACTAG
- a CDS encoding acetoacetate--CoA ligase yields the protein MSNKDQPLWQPSAERIAAANITDFARRAEARWGLSLPDYEALHGWSVEHPEQFWTSVWEYGGVIGERGETVLVDGERMPGAKWFPEARLNFAQNLLRSRDERDALVFWGEDRVKNRMSHGELYRRVAQFAAALREQGVGKGDRVAAYMPNMPETVVAMLAAASIGAIFTSASPDFGVQGVLDRFGQTEPKVLIACDGYYYNGKVVDCLDKLAEVAARLPSLKRVVVVPYVHAQHELSAIAHARMLADFVAPHHAETEIAFEPLPFDHPLYIMYSSGTTGVPKCIVHCAGGALLQHLKEHKLHGDVKPGDRVFYFTTCGWMMWNWLVSGLAAEATLLLYDGSPFAGGNRVLFDYADAEGMTHFGTSAKFIDACAKFDLKPRETHSLASVRALMSTGSPLVPEGFDYVYREIKADLQLSSISGGTDIISCFVLGCPVLPVWRGEIQCRGLGMAVDVWDDEGRPVRGEKGELVCTKPFPVMPIGFWNDADGAKYRAAYFERFENVWCHGDFCEITAHGGLIIYGRSDATLNPGGVRIGTAEIYRQVEKLEEVVESLVIGQDWQGDVRVVLFVKLREGLVLDDELVRRIRQTIRDNTTPRHVPAKVLQVADIPRTKSGKIVELAVRNVVHGQPVKNIEALANPEALAHFRDRAELAG from the coding sequence ATGAGCAACAAGGACCAGCCGCTCTGGCAGCCATCGGCCGAGCGCATCGCTGCCGCCAACATCACCGATTTCGCCCGTCGCGCCGAAGCGCGCTGGGGGCTGTCGCTGCCGGACTACGAGGCGCTGCACGGCTGGTCGGTTGAGCACCCTGAACAGTTCTGGACCAGTGTCTGGGAATACGGCGGGGTGATCGGCGAGCGTGGCGAGACGGTGCTGGTCGATGGCGAGCGCATGCCCGGGGCGAAGTGGTTTCCCGAGGCGCGACTGAACTTTGCGCAGAATCTGCTGCGTTCGCGCGACGAGCGTGACGCGCTGGTGTTCTGGGGCGAGGACCGGGTCAAGAACCGCATGAGCCATGGCGAACTCTACCGCCGCGTGGCGCAGTTCGCTGCCGCGCTGCGCGAGCAGGGGGTGGGCAAGGGCGACCGCGTGGCCGCCTACATGCCCAATATGCCCGAGACCGTGGTGGCCATGCTGGCCGCGGCGAGCATCGGCGCGATCTTCACCTCCGCCTCGCCGGATTTCGGCGTGCAGGGCGTGCTCGACCGTTTCGGCCAGACCGAACCCAAGGTGCTGATTGCCTGCGACGGCTATTACTACAACGGCAAGGTCGTCGACTGCCTGGACAAGCTGGCCGAGGTCGCCGCGCGCCTGCCTTCGCTCAAGCGTGTGGTGGTGGTGCCCTACGTGCATGCACAGCACGAGCTTTCCGCCATCGCCCATGCGCGCATGCTGGCGGACTTCGTCGCGCCGCATCACGCGGAAACCGAGATTGCCTTCGAGCCGCTGCCCTTCGATCACCCGCTCTACATCATGTATTCCTCGGGCACCACCGGGGTCCCGAAGTGCATCGTGCATTGCGCCGGCGGCGCGCTGTTGCAGCACCTCAAGGAGCACAAGCTGCACGGCGACGTGAAGCCGGGCGACCGGGTGTTCTACTTCACCACCTGCGGCTGGATGATGTGGAACTGGCTGGTCTCCGGCCTGGCGGCCGAAGCCACGCTGCTGCTCTACGACGGCTCGCCCTTCGCCGGCGGCAACCGCGTGCTGTTCGACTACGCCGACGCCGAAGGCATGACCCACTTCGGTACCTCGGCCAAGTTCATCGATGCCTGCGCCAAGTTCGACCTCAAGCCGCGCGAGACCCACAGCCTCGCCAGCGTGCGTGCGCTGATGAGCACCGGCAGCCCGCTGGTGCCCGAAGGCTTCGACTACGTGTACCGCGAGATCAAGGCCGACCTGCAGTTGTCGTCGATCTCGGGCGGCACCGACATCATCTCCTGCTTCGTGCTCGGCTGCCCGGTGCTGCCGGTGTGGCGCGGCGAGATCCAGTGCCGTGGCCTGGGCATGGCGGTCGACGTATGGGACGACGAAGGCCGTCCGGTACGCGGCGAGAAGGGCGAGCTGGTGTGCACCAAACCCTTCCCGGTGATGCCGATCGGCTTCTGGAACGACGCCGACGGCGCCAAATACCGCGCCGCCTACTTCGAGCGTTTCGAGAACGTCTGGTGCCACGGCGACTTCTGCGAGATCACCGCGCACGGCGGCCTGATCATCTACGGACGCTCGGACGCCACCCTCAACCCGGGCGGGGTGCGCATCGGCACCGCGGAGATCTACCGCCAGGTCGAGAAGCTCGAAGAGGTGGTCGAGTCGCTGGTCATCGGCCAGGACTGGCAGGGCGATGTGCGCGTGGTCTTGTTCGTCAAGCTGCGCGAGGGACTCGTGCTGGACGATGAGCTGGTGCGCCGCATCCGCCAGACCATCCGCGACAACACCACGCCGCGCCATGTGCCGGCCAAGGTGCTGCAGGTGGCTGACATCCCGCGTACCAAGAGCGGCAAGATCGTCGAACTGGCGGTGCGCAACGTGGTCCATGGCCAGCCGGTGAAGAACATCGAGGCGCTGGCCAACCCCGAGGCGCTGGCGCATTTCCGCGACCGCGCCGAACTGGCCGGCTGA
- a CDS encoding acyl-CoA thioesterase, with translation MHAERKLLLTTRIPVRWGDMDAYNHVNNTVYFRYFEQARVEWLEAMAFPVRPDQADAPVIINASCTFMIPVNYPATVEVRLFAGNPGRSSVMTWYELRVEGDDRLYAEGAAKVVWMDTRTGKSVPLPDTLRAVFEQPTM, from the coding sequence ATGCACGCCGAGCGCAAGCTCCTGCTCACCACCCGCATCCCTGTGCGTTGGGGTGACATGGATGCCTACAATCACGTCAACAACACCGTGTACTTCCGCTACTTCGAGCAGGCCCGGGTGGAGTGGCTGGAAGCGATGGCGTTTCCGGTACGGCCCGACCAGGCCGATGCGCCGGTGATCATCAACGCCAGTTGTACCTTCATGATCCCGGTGAACTATCCGGCCACGGTCGAGGTTCGCCTGTTTGCCGGCAATCCGGGGCGCAGCAGCGTGATGACCTGGTACGAGCTGCGCGTGGAAGGCGATGACAGGCTCTACGCCGAAGGCGCTGCCAAGGTGGTGTGGATGGATACGCGCACTGGCAAGTCGGTTCCGCTGCCGGATACACTGCGGGCCGTGTTCGAACAGCCGACCATGTAG
- the nusA gene encoding transcription termination factor NusA, whose amino-acid sequence MSREILLLVDALAREKNVAKDIVFAALESALASATKKRIHDDADVVVRIDRETGDYESARRWLVMLDEEVSNDEAEMGIIDAREVNADIELGEYIEEPLEPIDFGRIGAQAAKQVILQKIRDAEREQVLNDFLERKEFLVSGSIKRMERGNAIIEVGRMEAVLPRDQMIPKENLRVGDRVKAFLLRIDRGARGPQLILSRTAPEFLMKLFELEVPEIEDGLLEIKACARDPGLRAKIAVKSNDPRIDPIGTCVGLRGSRVTAVRNEIGGEQIDIIVWAQDPAQFVIAALQPAEVVSIVVDEESHAMDVVVDENNLAIAIGRSGQNVKLASELTGWTINLMSEEESAEKSEREREGLRTLFMTKLDVDDEVADILIDEGFSSLEEIAYVPLAEMLEIEAFDEDTVNELRNRARNVLLTEAIVTEEQLEKVSDDLLGLEGMDKSLAAELAQKGIRTRDELADLAVDELVELAGIDEERAKALISTARAHWFEE is encoded by the coding sequence ATGAGCCGCGAAATTCTGCTGCTTGTGGATGCCCTGGCGCGCGAAAAGAACGTCGCAAAGGACATCGTGTTCGCTGCGCTGGAGTCGGCGCTCGCTTCCGCGACCAAGAAGCGCATCCATGACGACGCCGATGTGGTGGTCCGCATCGACCGCGAGACAGGCGACTACGAGTCCGCCCGCCGCTGGCTGGTCATGCTCGACGAGGAAGTGAGCAACGACGAAGCCGAGATGGGCATCATCGATGCGCGCGAGGTCAATGCCGACATCGAGCTCGGCGAGTACATCGAGGAGCCGCTCGAGCCGATCGACTTCGGTCGTATCGGCGCGCAGGCCGCCAAGCAGGTCATCCTGCAGAAAATCCGCGACGCCGAGCGCGAGCAGGTGCTCAACGACTTCCTGGAGCGCAAGGAATTCCTGGTCTCCGGTTCCATCAAGCGCATGGAGCGCGGCAACGCGATCATCGAGGTCGGCCGCATGGAAGCGGTGCTGCCGCGCGACCAGATGATCCCCAAGGAAAACCTGCGCGTGGGTGACCGCGTCAAGGCCTTCCTGCTGCGCATCGACCGCGGTGCCCGCGGCCCGCAGCTGATCCTGTCGCGCACTGCGCCCGAGTTCCTGATGAAGCTGTTCGAGCTCGAGGTGCCGGAGATCGAGGACGGCCTGCTGGAGATCAAGGCCTGCGCCCGTGACCCCGGGCTGCGTGCCAAGATCGCGGTCAAGTCCAACGATCCGCGCATCGACCCGATCGGTACCTGCGTCGGCCTGCGCGGCTCGCGCGTCACCGCGGTGCGCAACGAGATCGGCGGCGAACAGATCGACATCATCGTATGGGCACAGGACCCGGCCCAGTTCGTCATCGCCGCGCTGCAGCCGGCCGAGGTGGTGTCCATCGTGGTCGACGAGGAGTCCCACGCCATGGACGTGGTGGTCGACGAGAACAACCTCGCCATCGCCATCGGTCGCAGCGGCCAGAACGTCAAGCTCGCCTCCGAGCTCACCGGCTGGACGATCAACCTGATGAGCGAAGAAGAGTCGGCCGAGAAGTCCGAGCGCGAGCGCGAGGGCCTGCGCACCCTGTTCATGACCAAGCTGGACGTGGACGATGAGGTGGCCGACATCCTCATCGACGAAGGCTTCTCCTCGCTGGAGGAGATCGCCTACGTTCCGCTGGCGGAAATGCTTGAAATCGAAGCCTTCGACGAGGACACGGTGAACGAGTTGCGCAATCGTGCGCGCAACGTGCTGCTCACCGAGGCGATCGTCACCGAGGAGCAGCTGGAAAAGGTCTCCGACGACCTGCTCGGCCTCGAAGGCATGGACAAGTCACTTGCCGCGGAACTGGCCCAGAAGGGCATTCGTACCCGTGACGAGCTGGCCGATCTCGCAGTGGACGAGCTGGTCGAACTTGCCGGGATTGACGAAGAACGAGCCAAGGCGCTGATTTCGACCGCCCGCGCCCATTGGTTCGAAGAATGA
- the rimP gene encoding ribosome maturation factor RimP codes for MNLEGLVGQVVSGLGFELVDLEMSPKGRLLRVFIDIERGVTVDDCATVSNQLTRVFEVENVDYDRLEVSSPGLDRPLKKLADFERFAGQEAQVRLQMPVGNQRNFIGVLGGVKDGAVVLSTEKGEFAFPFDEIEKVRLVPKF; via the coding sequence ATGAATCTGGAAGGTCTGGTCGGGCAGGTGGTCAGCGGGCTCGGGTTCGAGCTGGTGGATCTCGAGATGTCCCCGAAGGGGCGTCTGCTGCGCGTGTTCATCGATATCGAGCGGGGCGTCACGGTGGATGACTGCGCCACGGTCAGCAATCAGCTGACCCGGGTGTTCGAGGTCGAGAACGTCGACTACGACCGGCTGGAAGTGTCGTCCCCCGGGCTGGATCGGCCGCTCAAGAAGCTGGCCGACTTCGAGCGTTTCGCCGGGCAGGAGGCCCAGGTGAGACTGCAGATGCCGGTCGGCAATCAACGAAATTTCATCGGCGTGCTCGGTGGTGTGAAGGACGGTGCGGTCGTATTGAGCACCGAGAAGGGCGAATTCGCCTTTCCCTTCGACGAGATCGAAAAGGTACGTCTTGTTCCCAAGTTTTGA